A genomic window from Rhodococcus sp. KBS0724 includes:
- a CDS encoding acetyl-CoA C-acetyltransferase encodes MTTEAFIYEAIRTPRGRGKKTGSLHSVKPISLVTGLIQELRVRFPDLDEDRISDLILGIVGPVGDQGADLARIAVNDAKLPDTVGGVQINRFCASGLEAVNMAAQKVRSGWDEMVIAGGVESMSRVPMGSDGGPWALDPATNYDNYFVPQGVGADLIATIEGFSRDDVDAYAVRSQDLAAKAWTGGYFAKSVVPVKDINGITVLDHDEHMRPGTTAENLAGLAPAFSVVGEVGGFDAVALQKYHWVEKINHVHHGGNSSGIVDGAALVLVGSESAGQAMNLTPRARVVATATSGADSTIMLTGPTPATKKVLAAAGLTVDDIDLFEINEAFASVVLKFQKDLNIPDEKLNVNGGAIAMGHPLGATGAMILGTMVDELERRGGKRALLTLCIGGGMGVATIIERV; translated from the coding sequence GTGACCACAGAGGCATTCATTTATGAAGCCATCCGCACCCCGCGAGGCCGCGGCAAGAAGACCGGTTCATTGCACTCGGTCAAGCCGATCTCGCTGGTCACGGGTCTGATCCAGGAACTGCGCGTGCGCTTCCCCGATCTCGACGAAGACCGGATCTCCGATCTCATCCTGGGGATCGTCGGACCGGTGGGCGATCAGGGTGCAGACTTGGCGCGCATCGCTGTCAACGACGCCAAGCTGCCTGACACAGTCGGTGGCGTGCAGATCAACCGCTTCTGCGCTTCGGGCCTGGAAGCTGTGAACATGGCAGCCCAGAAGGTTCGTTCCGGTTGGGACGAGATGGTGATCGCCGGTGGCGTCGAGTCCATGTCCCGGGTGCCGATGGGCTCGGACGGCGGACCGTGGGCGCTGGACCCGGCCACCAACTACGACAATTACTTCGTTCCACAGGGCGTCGGCGCAGACCTCATCGCCACCATCGAGGGTTTCTCGCGTGACGACGTCGACGCGTACGCCGTCCGCTCGCAGGATCTGGCCGCCAAGGCGTGGACCGGCGGATACTTCGCCAAGTCCGTCGTCCCGGTGAAGGACATCAACGGCATCACCGTTCTCGACCACGACGAGCACATGCGTCCGGGAACCACGGCGGAAAACCTTGCCGGACTTGCACCCGCATTCAGTGTCGTCGGTGAAGTGGGCGGCTTCGACGCGGTAGCGCTGCAGAAGTACCACTGGGTCGAGAAGATCAACCACGTTCACCACGGTGGTAACAGCTCGGGAATCGTCGACGGTGCCGCACTGGTGCTCGTGGGCTCCGAGAGTGCCGGTCAGGCAATGAATTTGACCCCGCGTGCCCGCGTCGTCGCCACGGCGACCAGCGGTGCCGATTCCACGATCATGCTCACCGGCCCGACGCCGGCAACGAAGAAGGTTCTGGCTGCGGCCGGCCTGACGGTCGACGACATCGACTTGTTCGAGATCAACGAGGCCTTTGCCTCCGTCGTCCTGAAGTTCCAGAAGGACCTCAACATTCCGGACGAGAAACTCAACGTCAACGGCGGCGCGATCGCCATGGGACACCCTCTCGGCGCCACTGGCGCAATGATTCTCGGCACGATGGTCGACGAACTCGAGCGTCGCGGTGGCAAGCGTGCACTACTCACGCTGTGCATCGGCGGCGGTATGGGCGTTGCCACCATCATCGAGCGCGTCTGA
- a CDS encoding glycoside hydrolase family 5 protein — translation MTNTIDAGDGSAVDRLCRGEVSVLRMLSGVRGKATTVLAAACAAVVCAGAVSVGGVVGIGGAVGAGIAAAESTLDSTLDSTPARLSTSADGQARIVDDQGRTVVLRGVNVNGLGEYYQEFPDLDSTIPLTEADFAGIAAKGFNVVRLIMTWSRIEPQRGVFDQAYLDEIAEAVNWAKKHDIGVILDMHQDAWGPAVNTPDGTVCPSFMKPAVGWDGAPAWATAVTDPVMTCRLEDSREVSVAVQTSFEDFYNDLNGIQGEFVKSWEFVVRRFATEPAVVGYDLLNEPNPGLAVGFNDYVRLGQMYDRLVPAIRAAEASVPGGFSHTVYFEPGVVSSILPTPGPATGSADSSGSAGSTGSASSGPSGFTSDSNLVYAPHIYNESLPLAIGTIEQGFANAQKAADNYGTPFFSGEWGFFGKPADDAPKLARYAAAEDSYRIGGTWWQWKQACGDPHNIQVRGERPDCQAGEFGGLAGFPAEDPLLPILTRAYPRAVPGELTDIRADVPSGALEVEGVADRAGVSADLWVPQRCGSPEVSGTNVGTAAVRSVDGGYRVSVLVTAVGVYQVDVVCAG, via the coding sequence ATGACCAATACGATCGATGCCGGTGATGGCTCTGCCGTCGATCGTTTGTGTCGAGGTGAGGTGAGTGTTTTGCGGATGCTGTCCGGGGTGCGCGGGAAAGCGACGACAGTGCTGGCGGCCGCGTGCGCCGCAGTCGTCTGTGCGGGAGCAGTGAGCGTCGGCGGAGTAGTGGGCATCGGTGGAGCAGTGGGCGCAGGTATTGCAGCCGCGGAGTCGACGCTCGATTCGACCCTCGATTCAACTCCGGCACGGTTGTCCACGAGTGCGGACGGGCAAGCGCGCATCGTCGACGATCAGGGGCGCACCGTCGTCCTGCGGGGTGTCAACGTCAACGGTCTCGGCGAGTACTACCAGGAGTTTCCCGACCTCGACTCGACGATCCCTCTGACGGAAGCCGATTTTGCGGGGATCGCCGCCAAGGGCTTCAACGTGGTTCGGCTGATCATGACGTGGTCACGGATCGAGCCCCAGCGCGGGGTCTTCGACCAGGCGTACCTCGACGAGATCGCCGAAGCTGTGAACTGGGCGAAGAAGCACGACATCGGCGTCATTCTGGACATGCATCAGGATGCCTGGGGTCCTGCGGTCAATACTCCCGACGGAACTGTGTGCCCGAGTTTCATGAAGCCAGCCGTCGGCTGGGACGGTGCGCCCGCCTGGGCGACTGCGGTGACGGACCCGGTGATGACGTGTCGGCTGGAAGATTCTCGTGAGGTGTCGGTAGCAGTTCAGACGTCGTTCGAGGATTTCTACAACGACCTGAACGGGATTCAAGGGGAGTTCGTCAAATCCTGGGAGTTCGTGGTTCGGCGGTTCGCCACTGAACCGGCCGTCGTCGGATACGACCTGCTGAACGAGCCCAATCCTGGCCTTGCTGTCGGTTTCAACGATTACGTGCGTCTGGGCCAGATGTACGACCGACTTGTTCCGGCTATCCGGGCGGCTGAAGCATCGGTTCCGGGTGGTTTCAGCCATACGGTGTACTTCGAGCCGGGGGTCGTGTCGAGCATCCTGCCGACGCCCGGGCCGGCGACGGGTAGCGCAGATTCTTCGGGCAGCGCTGGTTCTACGGGCTCGGCGTCTTCGGGCCCGTCCGGATTCACGTCGGATTCCAACCTCGTCTACGCGCCGCACATCTACAACGAGTCGCTGCCGCTGGCGATCGGCACCATCGAGCAAGGCTTTGCCAACGCGCAGAAGGCGGCCGACAACTACGGGACGCCGTTCTTCTCGGGTGAATGGGGATTCTTCGGTAAGCCGGCCGATGATGCACCCAAGCTGGCCCGATATGCCGCGGCCGAGGATTCTTACCGGATCGGTGGAACATGGTGGCAGTGGAAGCAGGCCTGCGGCGATCCGCACAATATTCAGGTCCGTGGCGAGCGTCCGGATTGCCAGGCCGGTGAATTCGGTGGTCTGGCTGGTTTTCCTGCCGAAGATCCGCTTTTGCCGATTCTGACCAGAGCGTATCCACGCGCAGTGCCCGGTGAGTTGACGGACATCCGGGCTGACGTGCCGAGCGGCGCACTCGAGGTCGAGGGTGTCGCGGACCGGGCGGGGGTCTCGGCAGACTTGTGGGTGCCGCAGCGCTGCGGAAGTCCGGAGGTGTCCGGAACCAATGTCGGAACTGCCGCTGTTCGCTCGGTCGACGGGGGCTATCGGGTTTCGGTACTGGTGACCGCAGTCGGTGTGTATCAAGTCGATGTGGTGTGCGCAGGCTGA
- a CDS encoding 3-hydroxyacyl-CoA dehydrogenase NAD-binding domain-containing protein gives MINWEQDSDGIVLLTMDDPNQGANTMNDLYKASMQATVDRLYEEKDSITGVVLTSAKKTFFAGGDLKNMIKVGPEQAPDIFAEVGTIKAALRRLETLGKPVVSAINGAALGGGLEIALATHYRIAADVKGVKIGLPEVTLGLLPGGGGIVRTVRLLGLQNALLNLLLQGQQRGPVEAKEVGIVDEVVGSVEELVPAAKAWIKANPEGGVQPWDKKGYKIPGGTPSTPAFAANLPAFPANLRKQLKGAPMPAPRAIMAAAVEGSQVDIDNAMLIEARYFTSLVTGLVAKNMIQAFFFDLQAINGGGSRPAGIGKTPITKVGVLGAGMMGAGIAYVSAKAGFEVVLKDVTIEAANKGKAYSEAIEAKALSRGKTTQEKSDALLAKITPTADPADFAGVDFVIEAVFESQELKHKVFQEIEDIVAPNALLGSNTSTLPITGLATGVKRQEDFIGIHFFSPVDKMPLVEIIRGEKTSDEALARVFDYVQAIRKTPIVVNDSRGFFTSRVIGTFINEAIGMLAEGIEPATIEQAGMQAGYPAAPLQLSDELNLTLMQKIRKESADAAKAEGKELPADPAGDVINTLVEGGRTGRLGGGGFYEYADGKRTGLWPGLRETFKSGPTDAPLQDLIDRMLFIEAIETVKCFDEGVLMTTADANIGSIMGIGYPAWTGGVSQFVTGYEGGKAGFVARAEELAAKYGERFTPPASLKG, from the coding sequence ATGATCAACTGGGAGCAGGACTCCGACGGCATCGTCCTGCTCACCATGGACGACCCCAACCAGGGTGCCAACACCATGAACGACCTGTACAAGGCGTCGATGCAGGCGACTGTCGACCGCTTGTACGAGGAGAAGGACTCCATCACCGGAGTTGTCCTCACCTCGGCGAAGAAGACGTTCTTCGCCGGCGGTGACCTCAAGAACATGATCAAGGTGGGGCCCGAGCAGGCTCCCGACATCTTCGCCGAGGTCGGGACCATCAAGGCAGCGTTGCGTCGCCTCGAGACCCTCGGCAAGCCCGTCGTCTCTGCGATCAACGGTGCAGCACTCGGCGGTGGCCTCGAGATTGCTCTCGCGACGCATTACCGCATTGCTGCTGACGTCAAGGGTGTCAAGATCGGTCTGCCCGAGGTCACCCTCGGACTGCTTCCCGGCGGCGGTGGCATCGTGCGCACCGTCCGTCTGCTCGGCCTGCAGAACGCTCTCCTGAATCTTCTCCTTCAGGGCCAGCAGCGCGGACCGGTCGAGGCCAAGGAAGTTGGCATCGTCGACGAGGTTGTCGGTTCCGTCGAGGAACTGGTTCCGGCCGCGAAGGCATGGATCAAGGCCAATCCCGAAGGCGGCGTTCAGCCTTGGGACAAGAAGGGATACAAGATCCCCGGCGGAACTCCGTCCACCCCTGCCTTTGCTGCCAACCTTCCGGCGTTCCCGGCGAACCTGCGTAAGCAGCTCAAGGGTGCTCCGATGCCCGCTCCGCGTGCCATCATGGCCGCAGCGGTCGAGGGCTCGCAGGTCGACATCGACAACGCGATGCTCATCGAGGCTCGTTACTTCACGTCCCTCGTGACGGGACTTGTTGCGAAGAACATGATCCAGGCGTTCTTCTTCGACCTGCAGGCCATCAACGGCGGCGGCTCACGTCCCGCCGGCATCGGTAAGACTCCGATCACCAAGGTCGGCGTTCTCGGTGCAGGCATGATGGGCGCAGGCATTGCCTACGTTTCCGCGAAGGCGGGCTTCGAAGTCGTCCTCAAGGACGTCACCATCGAAGCTGCCAACAAGGGCAAGGCATACTCAGAAGCCATTGAAGCCAAGGCACTTTCGCGTGGCAAGACCACGCAGGAGAAGTCCGACGCACTCCTGGCCAAGATCACCCCGACGGCTGACCCGGCAGATTTTGCCGGCGTCGACTTCGTCATCGAGGCAGTGTTCGAGAGCCAGGAACTCAAGCACAAGGTGTTCCAGGAGATCGAGGACATCGTTGCACCCAACGCGCTACTGGGTTCCAACACCTCGACGCTTCCCATCACGGGTCTCGCGACCGGTGTGAAGCGCCAGGAAGATTTCATCGGCATCCACTTCTTCTCGCCTGTCGACAAGATGCCGCTGGTGGAGATCATCCGCGGCGAGAAGACGTCAGATGAGGCGCTGGCCCGCGTATTCGACTACGTCCAGGCCATCCGCAAGACGCCGATCGTGGTCAACGACTCGCGTGGATTCTTCACCTCGCGCGTCATCGGCACCTTCATCAACGAGGCCATCGGCATGCTGGCCGAGGGGATCGAACCGGCCACCATCGAGCAGGCCGGTATGCAGGCGGGCTACCCCGCTGCGCCGCTGCAGCTTTCGGACGAGCTCAACCTCACTCTGATGCAGAAGATCCGCAAGGAAAGCGCGGATGCAGCCAAGGCGGAGGGCAAGGAACTGCCGGCAGATCCGGCAGGCGACGTCATCAACACCCTCGTCGAGGGCGGTCGCACCGGTCGTCTCGGCGGCGGCGGATTCTACGAGTACGCCGATGGCAAGCGCACCGGCCTGTGGCCCGGTCTGCGCGAGACCTTCAAGTCGGGTCCGACGGACGCTCCGCTCCAGGATCTCATCGACCGCATGCTGTTCATCGAGGCCATCGAGACCGTCAAGTGCTTCGACGAAGGTGTTCTCATGACCACAGCCGACGCCAACATCGGCTCCATCATGGGTATCGGCTACCCGGCTTGGACGGGTGGCGTCAGCCAGTTCGTCACCGGGTACGAGGGTGGCAAGGCTGGATTTGTCGCTCGCGCTGAAGAATTGGCAGCCAAGTACGGTGAGCGGTTCACGCCGCCGGCGTCGCTGAAGGGCTGA